The genomic segment AACTGTGCGTGGACTGGAGACTAGGATCAAGTGTGCCCAGCAGCAAACTGGGACTAGTTGACAGTTACGGAACCTGCGTAAAAAGCACCAGAGCGAACACTGGCGTGGCTGACGACGATacaggaacattgaacattgaatacaggcaccagactgccaAGTGCTGCGTGTGCTTGTGATGAGCCCCGGATGCCTGAACATTGGAGGGTGCTGGGGTAAATCAATtctccttcaatgttgctgcccAGCCAAAAACGCTGCTCATGCATTCCCGTCGGGAGGGGCGTTGAGTCTGGCGGCATTGTTTTTCACACcaaccagtctggtggcatttcAATATTGATCTGGACCCAGCTGAACCTCACGGCTTGTATGAAGTAGACCTTGAGTGGTGTGGCGCATGGATGCTGCTAGAATCCCAGACGTCAAGCATCTAGATTGATAACATCTCGTCCATAccacacacatgcatgcatctGCAATCGTTTAGACGCATAAATAGTGGGGCAATTCTGCAGTcacgcaacattgaaccttcggcctcaccaacttcaccagcgcaaggcaacaacaaccttATATTGCGAGGCCTCAACTCagccccccccccccccgggTATTCAACGCACCAGCTCAAATTCTACGACTCTCACTTCACCGTTGAAATGACTTCCGCTCAATAACTCCAAACGAAGACCGTTCGTCTTCCACCAAACATCATGGACACCAAGGAAGCCACAGCCTCAAAGGCTCTGGTCAGGAAACGAACAGACCTCGATCTGATGCCTGCACCGCCGCCCGTCAAGAAGATTAAACGACCCAAAAAGGTCCTTGACGAAGACTCATACACTGAAGCTCTCTCACAAATTATTGCTCGGGACTTCTTCCCCGGTCTTTTGGAAACTGAAACCCAACAAGAGTACCTTGATGCACTCGAATCCAAGGATCCCGCCTGGATATCAAGCGCAGGTCGAAGACTGCAACATGTCATGACACCTGGACGACACAGGACACCCTCAGGGACCAAATCTTCATTACACCAGGGTGGGCGCACCCCTACCACTTTTGTTGGAGAGACACCCGCCTCAGTCGTATCCTCAGTTGTTCAGGAGCACCCAAAACTTGATACCAACATGAGTCTTTCCAAGTTTCAAGCAACATATACAAGTGAAGACAACGAAAGCTTCTACAGGTTGGTTGACAAGCAGAATCAAAAGAAGGCTGACAAATATGCTTGGCTATGGCGAGGAAACAAGCTCCCTTCCAAGCAGATGATTAAACAAAAGGAAGTTTCCGACAAGCTAGCTGAGTCCCGCAGTCTGCTAGATGACGGCTTTAAACGCGACAGGCTCGCCATAAAGGATCGTGAGGATCGACCAGCTAGACCAGATGCTTGGGATGCGGCACCTCAAAACGGACTGATGTTCCAGCCTGACGGGCTCGAGGACGGTGTGGTGACAATGGCACAGCAGGCTGACGACGCATCTCGAATGGCTCCAAGGGCCATCGTGTATGCGAACACGCGCGTTCCTCAGCCTCATGTGCCCCAACGGCCACCGTCACCAACCATGTCGTCCGTAAGAGACGCAATCGCCGGCAAACCTCGCCTCAACGACCAAGACTCGAGCgttgttggaggtggtgagaCTCCAAAAGTAAATGGATACTCCTTTGtagatgatgaagacgacgacggagCAGAATCTTCTGCATCGCTACCTGCCATCAATTTGGGTCCTGGGGACTCGCACAATCCATTCAAGCTTCAAgagcaaagaaaaagggaG from the Pochonia chlamydosporia 170 chromosome 6, whole genome shotgun sequence genome contains:
- a CDS encoding molecular chaperone (ABC1) (similar to Cordyceps militaris CM01 XP_006669088.1), giving the protein MDTKEATASKALVRKRTDLDLMPAPPPVKKIKRPKKVLDEDSYTEALSQIIARDFFPGLLETETQQEYLDALESKDPAWISSAGRRLQHVMTPGRHRTPSGTKSSLHQGGRTPTTFVGETPASVVSSVVQEHPKLDTNMSLSKFQATYTSEDNESFYRLVDKQNQKKADKYAWLWRGNKLPSKQMIKQKEVSDKLAESRSLLDDGFKRDRLAIKDREDRPARPDAWDAAPQNGLMFQPDGLEDGVVTMAQQADDASRMAPRAIVYANTRVPQPHVPQRPPSPTMSSVRDAIAGKPRLNDQDSSVVGGGETPKVNGYSFVDDEDDDGAESSASLPAINLGPGDSHNPFKLQEQRKRELLHERMVDRIAKSNKESSRHGFTGKDETPQVPRFPSSPRVSGDLTPAAQRLWSKMSTPRNKTPGSSFGQSTPLRPRGSLLRSVTQPTSKKD